In one window of Procambarus clarkii isolate CNS0578487 chromosome 63, FALCON_Pclarkii_2.0, whole genome shotgun sequence DNA:
- the LOC138354458 gene encoding mucin-1-like, with protein MLQPVLRSYTMLQSLYNAPANTSKHHNAPACTSKLFNAPACTSKLHNAPTCTSKLHNAPACTPKLHNAPACTPKLHNAPACTSKLHNAPACTPKHHNAPTCTSKLHNAPACTPKLHNAPACTPKLHNAPVCTSKLHNAPACTPKLHNVPACTPKLHNAPACTPKLHNAPACTSKLHNAPACTPKLQNAPACTSKLHNAPACTPKLHNAPACTSKLHNAPACTPKLHNAPACTPKLHNAPACTSKLHNAPACTPKLHNAPACTPKLHNAPAYT; from the exons ATGCTCCAGCCTGTACTTCGAAGCTATACAATGCTCCAGTCT CTATACAATGCTCCAGCCAATACTTCGAAGCATCACAATGCTCCAGCCTGTACTTCGAAGCTATTCAATGCTCCAGCCTGTACTTCGAAGCTTCACAATGCTCCAACCTGTACTTCGAAGCTTCACAATGCTCCAGCCTGCACCCCGAAGCTTCACAATGCTCCAGCCTGCACCCCGAAGCTTCACAATGCTCCAGCCTGTACCTCGAAGCTTCACAATGCTCCAGCCTGCACCCCGAAGCATCACAATGCTCCAACCTGTACTTCGAAGCTTCACAATGCTCCAGCCTGCACCCCGAAGCTTCACAATGCTCCAGCCTGCACCCCGAAGCTTCACAATGCTCCAGTCTGTACCTCGAAGCTTCACAATGCTCCAGCCTGCACCCCGAAGCTTCACAATGTTCCAGCCTGCACCCCGAAGCTTCACAATGCTCCAGCCTGTACCCCGAAGCTTCACAATGCTCCAGCCTGTACTTCGAAGCTTCACAATGCTCCAGCCTGTACCCCGAAGCTTCAGAATGCTCCAGCCTGTACTTCGAAGCTTCACAATGCTCCAGCCTGTACCCCGAAGCTTCACAATGCTCCAGCCTGTACTTCGAAGCTTCACAATGCTCCAGCCTGTACCCCGAAGCTTCACAATGCTCCAGCCTGTACCCCGAAGCTTCACAATGCTCCAGCCTGTACCTCGAAGCTTCACAATGCTCCAGCCTGTACCCCGAAGCTTCACAATGCTCCAGCCTGTACCCCGAAGCTTCACAATGCTCCAGCCTACACGTGA